A single window of Colletotrichum higginsianum IMI 349063 chromosome 8, whole genome shotgun sequence DNA harbors:
- a CDS encoding Proteasome A-type and B-type: protein MAMFSQNPLMNGPNYSFSEAPKTANGEFRQHRFNPYTDNGGSTLAIAGADFAIVAGDTRSTSGYSINSRYTPKVFKIGGTTSTQEDATIMLSVVGFAADGEALRDRLDTICKIYRYRHGKPMSVTACAKRLSTILYQKRFFPYYVYAILGGLDEEGVGAVFSYDPVGSYEREQSRAGGAAASLITPFLDNQVNFKNQYIPGSGVGHELQERPRVPLERKEAEILVKDAFDGAVERHIEVGDHLQMMIITKNGIEEVLLPLKKD from the exons ATGGCTATGTTCAGCCAAAACCCCCTGATGAATGGGCCCAACTACTCCTTCTCCGAGGCTCCCAAGACGGCCAACGGCGAGTTCAGACAGCACCGCTTCAACCC CTACACCGACAATGGCGGCTCAACCTTGGCCATCGCTGGCGCCGACTTCGCCATCGTGGCCGGTGACACTCGTAGCACCTCGGGCTACAGCATCAACTCCAGATATACCCCCAAGGTATTCAAGATCGGCGGCACCACGTCAACACAAGAAGACGCAACGATCATGCTCTCCGTAGTCGGCTTCgcagccgacggcgaggctCTCAGGGACCGCCTCGACACCATCTGCAAGATTTACCGTTACCGTCATGGCAAGCCTATGAGCGTCACCGCCTGCGCGAAGCGCCTCTCCACCATTCTCTACCAGAAGCGCTTTTTCCCCTACTACGTCTACGCCATCCTCGGTGGTCttgacgaggagggcgtTGGCGCTGTCTTCTCCTACGATCCCGTCGGCAGCTACGAGAGGGAGCAGTCCcgcgctggcggcgccgctgccaGTCTCATCACTCCATTCCTCGACAACCAGGTCAACTTCAAGAACCAATACATTCCCGGTAGCGGAGTCGGACATGAGCTCCAGGAGCGCCCCCGCGTCCCGTTGGAGCgcaaggaggccgagataCTTGTCAAGGACGCGTTTGACGGAGCGGTCGAGAGACACATCGAGGTCGGTGACCATTTGCAGATGATGATCATCACCAAGAACGGCATCGAGGaagtcctcctccccttgAAGAAGGACTAA
- a CDS encoding Phosphatidylinositol 3, with protein MARDIRQRALEKIASLSAASPRTSFDRSDLDRLCKATQTAGKGVNGHSAKQPSSSLGRCPMTIREFEVLLSLCKAAPAIQTSQSAQKLAHQLIPYILEAHVQVFVPSPFFRKVEPSPTEALAFHVTAALLSLGSHYDDLHEIVSDNIWAFVNACNHAADHTVPPQADDEDPNLEDAIRTATIAVSLLGFLDAASAQVDFWRAGGRLALVQRFRDILSEPFLVAVETAFSTIRNSQSSDRHAREWKRYLRHYSAAGRPLGAILLQRSYMWLLVAGTSLLVTDASLLRGIHILDLLMSEEGAFRPGSPRSPDADYRSLDTYTTVAVDQMNYLEAGEDYLKLGSAWQQRLAFAVKSAALISYLNCSLINEDVADIDVLVNWLEETLADPLQMADENLAATVLRSIALVCKISRGYAATASRLLPRFIVQSAPNARIVAVASKSLAYVLQMLSHDAVITTLYTLGNVLSPGSDRSMTNGTNGDLGVDGAHTLYPNRHSTGSSISLAITGEEETAMVYGNVVQAICGIATACNDEKITALAQSMLLQKIDKVNNSVDAQIISGAAALALKGGQLEFRSLLKVFSRICHLGVVSHKDFLLVAVMKARTHISANLHRGSPLYDIYWEHLLESIISMGDVHQSNHTKEADVQLAAREIAELLHPLAVFMSTNDLALTSMTDDESHSMIRDAWFNVVVHGFTTQTDMGKRYLDELRVMAVHSPPLVAEQRGEQIESDIELNTVLRRGMSSDRESMQKRHLAELIPSKTTEIKGLSYRKIIFLHAAYLVESLRADAGDCTKALSYFLEPSMRRGEVSSTMEGISAAVVDKYLGKTLGGLDATFSAQYAASQLVAIFCGCCHRIERVQQAAFTCADRIISQVPSALCHRSSLFALLELLSLMWSSCLEAETDLYAPRSKFTSSLGDVSVELSDDYNFRRHTLEVLNRRAKQWVSSVISLAPLDIKGLLQTYLSEFDDEGAYGHISLGRSFAIELGSLIPSTDQRLQSLDRVGDCNINTGSDFVAQYTTRQEYRYGETLPERGNELVNFMQLNRRASFLHSSVSTASDSANAATALAHVEARIKSKKMTALNEVREILRRAAALLCRSDRDESAVAHYLVSIPFAMFTKQSIKLGVSLWLGVMNENPRLEPRLLTEIAQQWEVTIQGRLGLFSHAMSHPDPFFLKEEFAPSDLEALAKRKQQVHNLLSPHMRLLQFFASHFNATRLGSPDVQRIFLRMLDVTLDAVRSSTPHPMARELRFQIVLFGLKVLHVCTTIGAIAQWRFKEKILSAALSWFRFAPSWSFGSNILQLKTEIRLLTDIVAALKNVAFIGANAADTIKSLQAKEHLLVLLLESEQTRLSVWVHPLGESIKPHGQSTKASIEAALAPLIRVAWAEDPSIAIELVTRFPYPRVQREVRWLLINFPQKAISEPEGLPVLLGGSLPNDVSFQLKQYLLFWSPVNPITAVTYFLPAYRNHPFLIQYAMRALESHSSDVTFFYVPQIVQTLRYDALGYVERYILETAQFSQLFAHQIIWNMKANAYKDDDATIPDAIKPTLDKVMEKMIASFTDVDRTFYEREFAFFDEVTDISGKLKPYVGRPKPEKAQKIEEELRKIKVEVGVYLPSNPDGVVIGIDRKSGKPLQSHAKAPYLATFRIKKNKGSLEDVNDMLEDVHKKDSPPMPENTIEVWQSAIFKVGDDCRQDVLALQMIAAFRGIFHNVGLDVYVNPYRVTATAPGCGVIDVLPNSVSRDMLGREAVNGLYDYFISKYGNEDSLRFQQARSNFVKSMAAYSIISFLLQFKDRHNGNIMIDDAGHILHIDFGFCFDIAPGGIKFERAPFKLTTEMLAVMGGSPHHQAFKWFEELCVKAFLASRQHCEKLSQIVLLMMDSGLPCFKPESVQHFKERFVLERSEREAADFVKDLIRRSANSYSTGVYDQFQLLTNGIPY; from the exons ATGGCCCGCGATATTCGGCAGCGGGCGCTGGAGAAAATCGCGTCTCTATCTGCTGCCAGCCCGCGAACGTCTTTCGATCGTTCCGACCTTGACCGACTGTGCAAGGCTACCCAGACCGCTGGGAAGGGCGTCAACGGCCATTCGGCCAAGCAgccgtcttcgtctctcGGGAGATGTCCCATG ACAATCCGTGAATTCGAGGTCCTGCTGTCGCTATGTAAAGCCGCGCCCGCCATACAGACGAGCCAGAGCGCGCAGAAGCTCGCGCACCAGCTGATTCCCTACATCCTTGAGGCGCACGTTCAGGTCTTCGtcccctcgcccttcttcagAAAGGTCGAGCCGTCGCCCACTGAGGCATTGGCATTTCACGTCACGGCCGCTCTGCTTTCCCTCGGCTCCCACTACGACGACCTGCACGAGATCGTCTCGGACAATATATGGGCTTTCGTCAACGCCTGCAACCATGCGGCGGACCATACGGTCCCTCCTCaggcggacgacgaggacccgaacctcgaggacgccatTCGGACGGCCACAATTGCTGTCTCTTTGCTTGGCTTTCTTGATGCGGCCTCGGCGCAGGTGGACTTTTGGAGAGCTGGGGGCCGGTTGGCTTTGGTACAGCGGTTCAGAGATATCCTCTCGGAGCCGTTCTTGGTCGCCGTGGAGACTGCCTTCTCTACCATCAGGAACTCGCAATCCTCAGATCGCCATGCTCGAGAGTGGAAGAGATACCTACGCCACTACTCGGCTGCTGGGCGACCCTTAGGAGCAATTCTCCTGCAGAGGAGCTACATGTGGCTGCTTGTTGCTGGGACGTCACTATTGGTGACCGACGCGTCGCTTTTGCGCGGGATTCacatcctcgacctgctcatGTCGGAGGAGGGAGCTTTCAGGCCAGGTTCTCCGCGCAGCCCTGATGCTGACTATCGGTCCCTCGACACGTACACCACGGTGGCTGTTGACCAGATGAACTACCttgaggctggcgaggaTTACCTCAAGCTTGGGTCTGCGTGGCAGCAGAGACTGGCCTTTGCTGTCAAATCGGCGGCGCTTATCAGTTACCTCAACTGTTCGCTTATAAATGAGGACGTGGCAGACATTGATGTCCTCGTGAACTGGCTAGAGGAGACCCTTGCGGATCCTCTCCAGATGGCAGACGAGAACCTGGCGGCAACTGTCCTGAGGTCGATTGCGTTGGTTTGCAAGATCTCTAGAGGATACGCCGCAACCGCCAGCCGTCTCTTGCCTCGTTTCATTGTCCAAAGCGCACCGAACGCTCGTATTGTTGCGGTTGCGTCCAAAAGTCTCGCGTACGTGTTGCAGATGCTCTCTCACGATGCCGTCATCACTACTCTTTACACCCTCGGCAATGTTCTCAGCCCGGGTTCCGATAGGTCCATGACGAACGGCACCAacggcgatctcggcgttGACGGTGCTCACACTCTGTACCCCAACCGCCACTCCACTGGCAGTAGCATTTCCTTGGCAATCACtggcgaggaagagacgGCCATGGTGTACGGCAATGTAGTCCAGGCCATCTGTGGCATTGCGACAGCTTGCAACGACGAGAAGATCACTGCTTTGGCACAGTCCATGCTGCTGCAAAAGATCGACAAGGTCAACAACAGCGTTGACGCTCAAATCATCAGTGGCGCCGCAGCCCTTGCCTTGAAGGGCGGACAACTTGAGTTCCGGTCGCTATTGAAGGTTTTTTCCAGAATTTGCCATCTCGGTGTTGTTAGCCACAAGGACTTCCTTCTGGTCGCT GTGATGAAGGCACGAACGCACATCTCGGCAAACCTCCACCGCGGATCGCCCCTATACGATATCTACTGGGAGCATCTGCTGGAGAGCATCATCTCCATGGGTGATGTCCATCAATCGAACCACACCAAGGAGGCAGACGTCCAGCTGGCCGCACGAGAAatcgccgagctgctgcatCCCTTGGCTGTCTTCATGTCCACCAACGACCTGGCGCTCACCTCGATGACTGACGATGAGTCGCACTCCATGATAAGAGACGCCTGGTTCAACGTTGTTGTTCATGGATTTACCACGCAGACTGACATGGGCAAGAGAtacctcgacgagcttcgGGTCATGGCCGTACATTCTCCTCCCTTGGTCGCAGAGCAGCGAGGAGAGCAGATTGAGAGCGATATCGAGCTGAATACTGTCTTGCGTCGAGGCATGAGCTCCGACCGAGAGTCGATGCAAAAGAGACATTTGGCCGAGTTGATTCCCAGCAAAACGACGGAGATCAAGGGCCTGAGCTACCGCAAGATCATCTTTCTACACGCTGCTTACTTAGTCGAGAGCCTGCGCGCTGATGCTGGCGACTGCACTAAGGCTCTCTCCTATTTCTTGGAGCCCAGCATGCGTAGAGGGGAAGTTAGCAGCACTATGGAAGGCATTTCCGCCGCCGTGGTTGACAAGTATTTGGGCAAAACCTTGGGCGGCCTGGACGCCACTTTCTCTGCACAATACGCCGCCAGTCAGCTCGTCGCCATCTTCTGCGGCTGCTGTCACCGGATCGAGCGGGTCCAGCAAGCTGCCTTTACCTGTGCTGACCGTATTATTAGCCAGGTTCCTTCTGCTCTGTGCCACCGGTCCTCGCTTTTTGCTTTGTTGGAGTTACTGTCTCTGATGTGGTCGAGCTGCCTGGAAGCAGAGACAGATCTCTATGCCCCACGATCGAAGTTCACTTCTAGCCTAGGAGATGTGTCTGTCGAACTCTCAGACGACTACAACTTCCGCCGTCATACCTTGGAGGTTCTCAACCGCAGAGCCAAGCAATGGGTCTCCAGCGTGATCAGCCTGGCCCCGCTGGACATCAAGGGCCTCTTACAGACGTATCTGTCCGAgttcgacgacgaaggaGCATACGGACACATCTCCCTGGGCCGTTCTTTTGCCATCGAGCTTGGCTCCCTCATACCCTCCACCGACCAGAGACTGCAGTCTCTTGACCGCGTTGGAGATTGCAACATAAACACCGGCTCCGACTTTGTTGCTCAGTACACGACTCGTCAAGAGTACCGATACGGCGAGACCCTGCCCGAACGTGGTAACGAACTGGTGAACTTCATGCAGCTGAACCGTAGAGCGTCATTCCTGCATTCATCAGTCTCGACGGCCAGCGACAGCGCCAATGCGGCCACTGCTCTCGCACATGTCGAGGCCCGCATCAAGAGCAAGAAGATGACCGCCCTCAACGAGGTCCGCGAGATTCTTCGCCGAGCAGCGGCCCTGCTGTGTCGCAGCGATCGCGACGAGTCTGCTGTTGCACACTACCTTGTCAGCATTCCATTCGCCATGTTTACGAAGCAGTCAATCAAGCTGGGCGTCTCCCTATGGTTGGGTGTGATGAACGAGAACCCACGTCTGGAACCAAGGCTTCTTACCGAGATTGCTCAACAGTGGGAGGTGACAATCCAAGGGCGCCTCGGGCTTTTCAGCCATGCCATGTC ACACCCCGACCCCTTCTTTCTCAAGGAAGAGTTTGCGCCTAGTGACCTCGAGGCTTTGGCCAAGCGCAAGCAGCAAGTACACAATCTGCTGTCGCCACATATGCGACTGCTGCAATTTTTTGCAAGCCACTTCAATGCCACACGTTTGGGCAGCCCGGATGTCCAGCGAATCTTCCTCCGTATGCTCGATGTCACCCTGGATGCGGTGCGATCATCGACGCCGCACCCGATGGCACGAGAATTACGTTTTCAGATCGTTCTGTTCGGCCTGAAGGTGTTGCATGTCTGTACGACCATTGGCGCCATCGCGCAATGGCGATTCAAGGAGAAGATCCTGTCGGCTGCGCTCAGCTGGTTTCGATTCGCGCCAAGTTGGTCTTTTGGAAGTAATATTCTGCAGCTCAAGACGGAAATACGTCTCCTGACCGACATCGTGGCCGCCTTGAAGAACGTTGCGTTCATTGGGGCCAACGCCGCGGACACCATCAAGTCCCTGCAGGCCAAGGAGCACCTACTTGTTCTACTCTTGGAGAGCGAGCAGACACGTCTGTCGGTGTGGGTTCACCCGCTCGGCGAGTCGATCAAGCCCCATGGACAATCTACCAAGGCATCTATTGAG GCCGCTCTCGCCCCTCTCATCAGGGTCGCGTGGGCCGAAGACCCGTCCATTGCAATTGAGCTCGTTACACGCTTCCCCTATCCTCGGGTTCAGCGAGAGGTGAGATGGCTGTTGATCAACTTCCCACAAAAGGCCATTTCGGAACCCGAGGGTCTGCCCGTCCTTCTGGGCGGCTCCTTGCCCAACGACGTCAGCTTCCAGTTGAAG CAGTACCTGCTCTTCTGGTCACCTGTGAACCCCATCACCGCCGTCACGTACTTCTTGCCCGCCTACCGGAACCATCCCTTCCTCATCCAGTACGCTATGAGGGCATTGGAGAGCCACTCCAGCGATGTAACCTTCTTTTACGTACCGCAAATTGTACAGACGCTGCGGTACGACGCGTTGGGCTACGTGGAGCGGTACATCCTGGAGACAGCTCAGTTCTCGCAGCTGTTTGCCCATCAAATCATTTGGAACATGAAGGCAAATGCCtacaaggacgacgacgcgacCATC CCCGACGCCATCAAACCCACGCTTGACAAGGTCATGGAGAAGATGATAGCAAGCTTCACTGATGTGGACAGGACCTTTTACGAGCGCGAGTTTGCCTTTTTCGACGAGGTCACAGACATCTCGGGCAAGTTGAAGCCATATGTCGGCCGGCCCAAGCCGGAAAAGGCGCAAAAGATCGAGGAAGAGCTGCGCAAGATCAAGGTCGAGGTTGGCGTCTACCTGCCGAGTAACCCCGACGGTGTGGTTATCGGCATCGACCGCAAATCCGGCAAGCCTCTGCAGAGCCACGCCAAGGCGCCCTACCTCGCGACGTTCCGCatcaagaagaacaaggGCAGCCTCGAGGACGTTAACGACATGTTGGAAGATGTGCACAAAAAGGATTCGCCGCCAATGCCAGAGAACACCATTGAGGTGTGGCAATCGGCCATTTTCAAAGTCGGCGATGACTGCAGACAGGACGTGCTTGCTCTGCAGATGATTGCCGCCTTCCGAGGCATCTTCCACAACGTTGGCCTGGACGTCTACGTCAACCCGTACCGCGTCACCGCCACGGCCCCTGGGTgcggcgtcatcgacgtTCTGCCCAACTCAGTCTCTCGAGATATGCTCGGCCGCGAGGCCGTCAATGGCCTCTACGATTATTTCATCTCCAAGTACGGCAACGAAGACTCGCTTCGCTTCCAGCAAGCGCGCAGTAATTTCGTCAAGAGCATGGCGGCCTATTCCATTATCTCGTTCTTGTTGCAGTTCAAGGATCGCCACAACGGCAACATCATGATTGACGACGCGGGCCACATTTTGCACATTGACTTTGGCTTCTGCTTCGATATCGCCCCGGGCGGCATCAAGTTCGAGCGCGCGCCGTTCAAGCTGACGACGGAAATGCTGGCGGTCATGGGCGGTAGTCCGCACCATCAGGCCTTCAAATGGTTCGAGGAGCTTTGCGTCAAGGCGTTCCTTGCGTCGCGGCAGCACTGTGAGAAGCTCAGCCAGATCGTACTGCTCATGATGGACTCGGGCCTGCCGTGCTTCAAGCCCGAGAGCGTGCAGCACTTTAAGGAGCGCTTCGTGCTGGAGCGTAGCGAGCGCGAGGCGGCCGACTTTGTCAAGGATCTCATCCGCAGGAGCGCCAACAGCTACTCAACGGGCGTGTACGACCAATTTCAGCTCCTCACTAATGGCATTCCCTACTGA